The Klebsiella sp. RIT-PI-d genome includes a region encoding these proteins:
- the gatZ gene encoding tagatose-bisphosphate aldolase subunit GatZ yields the protein MKEIISAHKAGKHTGICSVCSAHPLVIEAALRFDLHTQNKVLIEATSNQVNQFGGYTGMQPADFRDFVYKIAETVGFPQARIILGGDHLGPNCWQHENAASAMEKSLELIRAYVAAGFSKIHLDASMSCADDPVPLDPVVVAERAAQLCQVAEHTATAEQKRHLTYVIGTEVPVPGGEASTIGSVHVTRAEDAARTLETHQVAFRTRGLDEALTRVIAIVVQPGVEFDHTQIIHYQPQQAQALSRWIKDTPMVYEAHSTDYQTRYAYRALVQDHFAILKVGPALTFALREAIFALAKMENELIAPEDRSRVLDVIDEVMLNEPGYWKKYYRPAWSQAMVDIHFSLSDRIRYYWPHPRISQSVEKLLANLSTASLPLGLISQYMPVQFERLAMSELTATPHILILDKIQDVLRAYRYGCSSEIA from the coding sequence ATGAAAGAGATTATTTCTGCTCATAAAGCGGGTAAACACACGGGTATCTGTTCCGTTTGCTCTGCACATCCGTTGGTCATCGAAGCCGCATTGCGCTTTGATTTGCATACGCAAAACAAAGTGTTAATAGAGGCAACATCAAATCAGGTGAATCAGTTTGGCGGCTATACCGGCATGCAACCCGCTGATTTTCGCGATTTTGTGTATAAGATTGCTGAAACTGTAGGTTTCCCGCAGGCGCGTATTATCCTTGGCGGCGATCATCTTGGCCCAAACTGCTGGCAACATGAAAATGCGGCCTCCGCGATGGAAAAATCGCTCGAACTGATCCGCGCTTACGTGGCGGCGGGCTTCAGTAAAATTCATCTTGATGCCTCGATGTCCTGCGCAGACGATCCGGTGCCGCTGGACCCGGTAGTCGTGGCAGAACGTGCGGCTCAGCTGTGTCAGGTGGCAGAGCACACGGCGACAGCAGAACAGAAACGTCATCTGACCTACGTTATCGGCACTGAAGTTCCGGTTCCTGGCGGTGAGGCCAGCACTATTGGTAGCGTGCACGTTACGCGAGCGGAAGACGCCGCCCGCACGCTGGAAACCCATCAGGTTGCCTTTCGTACACGAGGTCTGGACGAGGCGCTCACGCGCGTCATTGCCATTGTGGTTCAACCCGGCGTTGAATTCGATCACACGCAAATTATTCATTATCAGCCGCAGCAGGCACAGGCGCTGTCACGCTGGATCAAAGACACGCCCATGGTCTACGAGGCGCACTCTACGGATTATCAGACCCGCTACGCCTATCGCGCGCTGGTGCAGGATCATTTCGCTATCCTCAAAGTTGGACCGGCACTGACGTTCGCGTTGCGCGAGGCCATTTTCGCCCTCGCAAAAATGGAGAATGAACTTATCGCACCGGAAGATCGTAGCCGGGTGCTGGACGTAATTGATGAAGTCATGTTGAATGAACCAGGCTACTGGAAAAAATATTATCGTCCAGCCTGGAGTCAGGCGATGGTTGATATCCATTTCAGCCTCTCCGATCGCATCCGCTATTACTGGCCGCATCCACGCATAAGCCAGAGCGTAGAAAAACTCCTCGCCAACCTGAGTACCGCCTCCCTGCCGCTGGGGCTTATTAGCCAGTATATGCCGGTGCAGTTCGAACGCCTGGCAATGAGCGAACTTACCGCCACGCCGCACATTCTCATCCTCGATAAGATTCAGGATGTGCTGCGTGCCTACCGTTACGGTTGTTCTTCCGAAATAGCCTGA
- a CDS encoding tagatose bisphosphate family class II aldolase, giving the protein MYVISTTAMLRKAQYEGYAVPAFNIHNLETLQVVVETAAELRSPLIVAGTPGTFSYAGSQNIVAIAGALAHQFNQPLAIHLDHHEKFADIESKVLAGVRSVMIDGSHLAFNENVALVKKVVDFCHRYDVSVEAELGRLGGQEDDLIVDGKDALYTHPQQAQEFVERTGIDSLAVAIGTAHGLYTAEPKLDFVRLEEIRHTVNVPLVLHGASGLPAQDIRQAISGGVCKVNVATELKIAFSDALKAYFLSYPDASDPRHYMVPAKAAMKAVVKKVIADCGCEGKL; this is encoded by the coding sequence ATGTACGTTATTTCGACCACCGCGATGCTGCGAAAAGCACAGTATGAAGGCTATGCCGTACCCGCATTCAATATCCACAATCTTGAAACGCTGCAGGTCGTTGTAGAAACCGCAGCTGAACTGCGTTCTCCGCTGATCGTCGCCGGTACGCCGGGCACATTCAGCTATGCAGGTAGCCAGAATATTGTGGCTATTGCAGGTGCGCTGGCCCACCAGTTTAACCAGCCGCTGGCCATCCATTTAGATCATCACGAAAAATTCGCCGACATTGAGAGCAAAGTTCTGGCGGGCGTGCGTTCGGTGATGATTGACGGTTCCCACTTAGCCTTTAACGAAAACGTAGCGCTGGTGAAGAAAGTCGTCGATTTTTGTCACCGTTACGATGTCAGCGTAGAAGCTGAGTTAGGCCGTCTGGGCGGTCAGGAAGACGATCTGATCGTCGACGGAAAAGACGCGCTTTATACCCATCCACAGCAGGCGCAAGAATTCGTTGAAAGAACGGGAATTGATTCCCTGGCAGTCGCCATCGGCACTGCTCACGGGCTTTATACAGCAGAGCCAAAACTCGATTTCGTCCGCCTTGAGGAAATTCGTCATACCGTTAACGTCCCGCTGGTGCTTCACGGCGCATCGGGCCTTCCTGCTCAGGATATCCGTCAGGCCATTTCGGGAGGCGTGTGCAAAGTCAACGTGGCGACCGAATTAAAAATCGCGTTTTCGGATGCGCTTAAGGCCTATTTCCTTAGTTATCCGGATGCCAGCGATCCACGTCATTACATGGTTCCGGCAAAAGCAGCCATGAAAGCTGTCGTGAAGAAAGTGATTGCTGACTGCGGCTGTGAAGGAAAGCTGTAA
- the gatA gene encoding PTS galactitol transporter subunit IIA, translating into MSQLFVRIGIDFSTCHQALEHIGQEMLVKGVVHETWPQALLAREADFPTGIALENHAVAIPHCEAIHAKSPAIYLIRPQNPVLFRRADDDGEIPVSLIIALIVENPTAQLTLLRRLFSELQNPDALDALLAASDSELGHLFQKTILDAEPCAQA; encoded by the coding sequence ATGAGCCAATTATTTGTTCGCATCGGAATTGATTTCAGTACCTGCCATCAGGCGCTGGAGCATATCGGACAAGAGATGCTGGTGAAGGGCGTCGTGCACGAAACCTGGCCGCAGGCGTTACTGGCGCGGGAAGCCGATTTCCCCACCGGTATCGCCCTGGAAAATCATGCGGTTGCGATCCCGCACTGCGAAGCAATACATGCAAAATCCCCGGCGATTTACCTGATTCGCCCGCAGAATCCGGTCCTTTTCCGCCGCGCAGATGATGACGGTGAAATTCCGGTCTCATTGATCATTGCGCTGATTGTAGAGAACCCAACGGCACAGCTAACGCTGCTGCGGCGGTTATTCAGTGAGCTGCAAAATCCAGACGCTCTCGATGCTCTGCTGGCGGCGTCTGACAGCGAGCTTGGGCACCTGTTTCAAAAAACAATCCTCGACGCTGAGCCGTGCGCTCAGGCCTAA
- the gatB gene encoding PTS galactitol transporter subunit IIB: MKRKVIVACGGAVATSTMAAEEIKELCDAHNITLDLVQCRVNEIETYMDGVDMICTTAKVDRAFGEIPVVHGMPFISGVGIEALQQKILSILVG; encoded by the coding sequence ATGAAACGTAAAGTAATTGTCGCCTGTGGCGGTGCGGTAGCAACCTCAACGATGGCAGCAGAAGAAATCAAAGAATTATGTGATGCTCACAACATCACGCTGGACCTGGTTCAGTGCCGGGTCAACGAAATCGAAACCTATATGGATGGGGTCGATATGATTTGTACGACTGCTAAGGTCGATCGGGCATTTGGTGAAATTCCGGTGGTTCACGGTATGCCTTTTATTTCCGGCGTGGGCATCGAAGCGCTGCAGCAGAAAATCCTGAGCATCCTCGTGGGGTAG